The following are encoded together in the Treponema primitia ZAS-1 genome:
- a CDS encoding cobalamin B12-binding domain-containing protein, whose amino-acid sequence MSKIDEIAQAVETGKSKLIEGLVTEALGEGIEPVKILNEGMIKAMGNVGEKFQKSEIFVPEMLVAARTMKKGVEVLKPKLAAGDTTRLGKCIIGTVHGDLHDIGKNLVALMIESAGFEVIDLGVDVATDTFVSAIKTNPDTKVVALSCLLTTTMPSMKETAAAIKASGLSGFKLIVGGAPITEDFAKQVGADGYTTDAASAAVLAKKLAS is encoded by the coding sequence ATGTCTAAAATTGATGAAATAGCTCAGGCTGTGGAAACAGGAAAGTCAAAGCTTATTGAAGGGCTGGTAACGGAAGCTCTGGGAGAAGGGATTGAACCGGTAAAAATCCTCAACGAGGGGATGATTAAAGCCATGGGTAACGTTGGGGAGAAATTCCAGAAATCGGAAATCTTCGTTCCCGAAATGCTGGTTGCTGCCCGGACTATGAAGAAGGGCGTAGAGGTATTAAAACCGAAGCTGGCAGCGGGGGACACCACCCGTCTGGGGAAATGCATCATCGGTACCGTACACGGGGATCTGCACGACATCGGCAAGAACCTGGTGGCCCTGATGATCGAAAGCGCCGGGTTTGAGGTGATCGATCTGGGGGTTGATGTGGCTACCGACACCTTTGTAAGCGCCATCAAAACCAACCCGGATACCAAGGTTGTGGCCCTGTCCTGCCTGCTGACCACCACCATGCCCTCCATGAAGGAAACTGCCGCGGCGATTAAGGCCAGCGGTTTGTCGGGCTTTAAGCTCATCGTGGGCGGTGCGCCGATCACCGAAGACTTTGCCAAGCAGGTCGGCGCCGATGGGTACACCACCGATGCCGCCAGCGCTGCGGTGCTTGCCAAAAAACTGGCCAGCTAA
- a CDS encoding DUF2284 domain-containing protein, translated as MAETIEGIKDLALDCGFTHAGLLDVDVIRVREEVRDACAVNKCKAYDANWACPPACGTLAECDSTMHKFKRGVLFQTTGVLEDALDYESMELASEEHRKHLEEFTDKVRKLYPGCVILGAGGCKRCEKCTWPDNPCRFPEKMVSSMEAFGLVVSDVCKDNNLPYYYGPNTLTYTGCVLLE; from the coding sequence ATGGCGGAAACGATTGAAGGGATTAAAGACTTAGCTTTGGATTGCGGATTTACCCACGCCGGTTTGCTGGATGTGGATGTCATACGGGTGCGCGAGGAAGTACGCGATGCCTGCGCGGTGAATAAGTGCAAGGCCTATGATGCAAACTGGGCCTGTCCGCCCGCCTGTGGTACCCTTGCCGAATGTGATTCGACCATGCATAAATTTAAGCGGGGTGTTCTCTTTCAAACCACCGGTGTTTTGGAGGACGCCCTTGATTATGAATCCATGGAGTTGGCCTCCGAGGAGCACAGGAAGCATCTTGAGGAATTTACAGACAAGGTGCGGAAACTCTATCCTGGCTGTGTCATACTCGGCGCCGGGGGCTGTAAACGGTGTGAAAAGTGTACTTGGCCGGATAATCCCTGCCGTTTCCCCGAAAAGATGGTTTCCTCCATGGAAGCCTTTGGTTTGGTAGTCAGCGATGTGTGCAAGGATAATAATCTGCCCTATTATTACGGACCCAATACCTTAACCTATACCGGTTGTGTTCTCCTGGAGTAG